A single region of the Biomaibacter acetigenes genome encodes:
- a CDS encoding helix-hairpin-helix domain-containing protein yields MVVYVTGAVKNPGVYTLEDGMRVKDAIDLAGGILPEADLLRLNLAKKLHDEDKLYVPKIGEVSSEQPGQESLIVADGTGGISSYSDGKININTASLSELDTLPGIGPTTAQKIIDYRTQNGPFKSIEDIKNVSGIGEKKFEQIKDKIKVD; encoded by the coding sequence ATGGTAGTATACGTGACAGGTGCCGTCAAAAACCCTGGAGTCTATACTCTTGAAGATGGCATGAGAGTAAAGGATGCCATTGACCTGGCGGGAGGAATCCTCCCCGAAGCAGACCTCCTGCGACTCAATCTAGCTAAAAAGCTCCATGATGAGGATAAACTGTATGTGCCCAAAATAGGGGAAGTTTCTAGCGAACAGCCGGGGCAGGAAAGTTTAATTGTTGCTGATGGTACTGGAGGCATAAGTTCTTACAGTGATGGAAAAATAAACATAAACACCGCAAGTTTATCAGAACTGGATACACTGCCCGGTATCGGCCCCACCACAGCCCAGAAGATTATAGATTACAGGACCCAGAACGGCCCCTTTAAATCTATAGAGGACATCAAAAACGTTTCCGGAATCGGAGAAAAGAAATTCGAGCAAATTAAGGATAAAATAAAAGTAGATTAA
- the selD gene encoding selenide, water dikinase SelD: protein MTKIKLTELTCSSGUAAKLGPEALSQVLRQIPVTKSENLLVGLDTSDDAAVYKINDDLALIHTVDFFTPVVDDPYTFGQIAACNALSDIYAMGGNPILALNVVAFPEELVESILPDVLRGGADKVIEAGAVVGGGHSIKSPEPIYGLSIIGEISTDKIMTNAGAKPGDVLILTKPLGIGVATTALKANMLSKETERQAVEVMSTLNREASKAAVQIGVNAITDITGFGLLGHAFEMAEASKVTLRLKAGLLPILSGMEGLAAMGILPAGLYHNKKYLKGKISISSEVPEALTDLAFDPQTSGGLLISVSEDRASVLLKLLKESGVKDATVIGKVVEPQDYRIILE from the coding sequence ATGACCAAAATCAAATTAACCGAACTTACCTGCAGCTCCGGCTGAGCGGCAAAACTTGGCCCCGAGGCCCTGTCGCAGGTTCTGCGGCAGATACCTGTAACAAAAAGCGAAAATCTCCTGGTGGGACTTGACACCTCCGATGATGCGGCTGTATATAAAATAAATGATGATCTTGCCCTCATCCACACCGTGGATTTTTTCACGCCGGTAGTGGATGACCCGTACACCTTCGGGCAGATAGCCGCCTGCAATGCATTAAGCGACATATATGCTATGGGCGGAAACCCCATTCTTGCTTTAAATGTGGTGGCTTTCCCTGAAGAACTGGTGGAAAGCATATTGCCCGATGTTCTAAGGGGTGGAGCCGACAAGGTGATAGAAGCAGGAGCCGTAGTGGGAGGAGGCCATTCCATAAAAAGTCCCGAACCCATCTACGGCTTATCTATTATAGGGGAGATTTCTACTGATAAAATTATGACCAATGCCGGGGCAAAACCCGGGGATGTATTAATACTCACAAAACCCCTGGGCATTGGAGTAGCCACCACCGCGTTGAAAGCGAATATGCTCAGTAAAGAGACTGAAAGGCAGGCTGTGGAAGTCATGTCAACCCTCAACAGGGAAGCATCGAAGGCTGCGGTGCAAATCGGCGTCAATGCCATCACCGATATAACGGGGTTTGGACTTTTGGGCCATGCCTTTGAAATGGCAGAAGCTTCGAAGGTTACTTTGCGATTAAAAGCCGGATTACTGCCCATACTTTCCGGGATGGAAGGGCTGGCGGCCATGGGGATTTTGCCGGCAGGATTATATCATAATAAGAAATATCTTAAGGGTAAAATTAGTATAAGTTCAGAAGTTCCTGAAGCATTAACAGACCTGGCTTTTGACCCCCAGACTTCCGGCGGACTCTTGATATCCGTGAGTGAGGATAGAGCTTCTGTGTTACTTAAGCTTCTAAAAGAAAGCGGTGTAAAAGACGCTACGGTAATAGGAAAAGTAGTTGAACCTCAAGATTATAGGATAATTCTGGAGTAA
- a CDS encoding ornithine--oxo-acid transaminase encodes MSKNQELINLTEKYSAHNYHPLPIVISKAEGVWVEDPDGNKYMDMLSAYSAVNQGHRHPKIISALKEQADRVTLTSRAFHNDKLGPWCKKVCDITGKNMVLPMNTGAEAVETAIKAARRWAYDVKKVPDGQAEIIVCAGNFHGRTTTIISFSSDEDYKRGFGPFTPGFKIIPYGDIEALKSAITTNTAAFLVEPIQGEGGIKIPKEGFLKEAYEFCKSNKVLFMADEIQTGLGRTGKLFACDWENVVPDVYILGKALGGGVVPISAVVADAEILGVFEPGSHGSTFGGNPLACACSIAALEVIEEEDLVQKSLRMGEYFMSKLKEIKNPLIKEIRGKGLLIGIEMDKVVRPYCEKLMELGLLCKDTHENVIRFAPPLIIKKEEIDWAMEKIKAVLG; translated from the coding sequence ATGTCAAAAAATCAAGAACTCATCAATCTCACGGAAAAGTATAGCGCTCATAACTATCATCCTTTGCCCATAGTCATTTCAAAGGCAGAAGGTGTGTGGGTGGAAGATCCCGACGGCAACAAGTACATGGATATGCTCAGCGCTTACTCCGCTGTAAATCAGGGCCACAGACACCCCAAAATAATTTCCGCCTTAAAGGAGCAAGCAGACAGGGTGACTTTGACTTCCAGAGCTTTTCACAATGATAAGTTAGGTCCGTGGTGCAAAAAAGTGTGTGATATCACCGGTAAAAACATGGTGCTGCCCATGAACACCGGGGCCGAAGCTGTTGAAACAGCCATTAAAGCCGCCAGGCGCTGGGCCTATGATGTGAAAAAGGTCCCCGACGGCCAGGCCGAAATAATAGTTTGTGCAGGTAATTTCCATGGCAGGACCACTACCATCATCTCTTTTTCTTCCGATGAAGACTATAAACGAGGATTTGGTCCTTTTACCCCCGGATTTAAAATCATTCCCTATGGTGACATAGAAGCGTTAAAATCAGCCATTACAACAAATACCGCGGCTTTTCTGGTAGAACCTATTCAGGGCGAAGGTGGTATTAAGATCCCCAAAGAAGGATTCTTGAAAGAAGCCTATGAATTTTGCAAGAGCAACAAGGTCCTTTTTATGGCTGATGAAATACAGACAGGCCTGGGAAGGACGGGAAAACTTTTCGCCTGCGACTGGGAAAACGTGGTGCCCGATGTATATATTTTGGGAAAAGCCCTGGGAGGTGGAGTTGTTCCCATCTCGGCAGTGGTGGCGGATGCGGAAATCCTGGGAGTGTTTGAACCCGGTTCCCACGGCTCTACATTTGGAGGGAATCCTCTGGCCTGTGCATGTTCCATCGCGGCCCTGGAAGTTATTGAGGAAGAAGACCTTGTTCAAAAATCTCTGAGGATGGGCGAGTATTTTATGAGCAAACTGAAGGAGATCAAAAACCCATTAATCAAAGAGATAAGGGGCAAGGGCCTCCTTATAGGAATAGAGATGGACAAAGTTGTAAGGCCCTATTGCGAAAAACTCATGGAACTGGGATTACTCTGTAAGGATACCCATGAAAACGTCATACGCTTTGCTCCGCCTCTTATCATAAAAAAAGAGGAAATTGACTGGGCCATGGAAAAAATAAAGGCTGTGCTGGGATAA
- a CDS encoding MATE family efflux transporter, with translation MVLSTAVWIFDTAMVGRLSAEALSAVGLGSQLAYTVTFVFAALGVGTAAMVARFTGAGEPEKVDHVAAQSFLIACVIGLFLGILNFLGAGFFFSLVMKDPRVIILGTDYMRIVSVGIVFMVPTLVLNSALRGAGNTRLPMISALLGNSLNILGDYVLIFGHFGFPRLEVSGAAVATSIAQICGAAVTIGYVTLAKKEIKLKFKEIMKIDPRLLWQLVDLSLPASLEEFSYSGSRLISSMWIANLGTVAFAANQVAVSAESMSFMPGYGFSIAASTLVGQNLGSKEKTLPKTVGGSP, from the coding sequence ATGGTGCTTAGTACTGCAGTATGGATTTTTGATACTGCCATGGTTGGAAGGCTGAGTGCGGAAGCCTTAAGTGCAGTAGGCCTTGGAAGCCAGTTAGCTTATACCGTTACTTTTGTATTTGCTGCTTTAGGTGTTGGGACAGCAGCCATGGTAGCCCGTTTTACAGGGGCAGGAGAGCCTGAAAAGGTGGATCATGTGGCGGCGCAATCTTTCTTGATAGCCTGCGTGATAGGACTTTTTCTTGGGATTTTGAATTTTTTGGGTGCAGGTTTTTTCTTTTCTCTGGTCATGAAAGACCCCCGGGTTATAATCCTGGGGACGGATTATATGAGAATAGTATCAGTAGGAATTGTTTTTATGGTCCCAACACTGGTTTTAAATTCTGCATTAAGAGGTGCGGGCAACACCAGGCTTCCCATGATATCAGCACTGCTGGGTAACTCTTTAAATATTTTGGGAGATTATGTGCTGATTTTTGGACACTTTGGCTTTCCCCGCTTGGAGGTTAGTGGTGCAGCAGTGGCCACAAGTATTGCTCAGATTTGCGGTGCAGCCGTTACCATAGGTTATGTTACCCTGGCAAAGAAGGAAATAAAACTAAAGTTTAAGGAGATCATGAAAATTGACCCGCGCCTTTTATGGCAGCTTGTAGATTTAAGCCTTCCTGCCTCTCTTGAAGAATTTTCCTACAGCGGCAGCAGGCTCATCTCATCCATGTGGATAGCCAACCTGGGCACAGTAGCTTTTGCGGCAAACCAGGTGGCGGTTAGCGCTGAGTCCATGTCCTTTATGCCGGGGTATGGTTTTTCGATAGCGGCTTCTACTCTTGTGGGTCAGAATCTGGGATCTAAAGAAAAGACCTTGCCGAAGACAGTGGGTGGGAGTCCATGA
- the selB gene encoding selenocysteine-specific translation elongation factor, with protein sequence MSNIILGTAGHIDHGKTTLIKALTGINTDRLKEEQKRGITIDLGFAHMTLPSGRTVGIVDVPGHEKFIKNMLAGAGGIDMVLLVIAADEGVMPQTREHLNILKLLNVKRGLIVLTKKDLVDEEWLDMVIEEVREEVRGTFLEKAPIIPVSSTTGEGLKQLVTAIDEMCRDEFIKDQESPFRLPVDRVFSLQGIGTVVTGSLLCGMVKTGDEVEIFPEGRKTRVRSIEVHGESRDKAEAGQRTALNLADVKTGDIQRGDIVAPFGTLFSVTKTYAYLKLIDDAPGPLKNRARIRLHIGTKEALARVNLIDGEELSPGEESFVLLLMEEPIACVYKDYYVIRSYSPVTTIGGGQILFVNPKRMKKDRRKEALEALKRTFSGELKDFVVALLRIFGREYLSLRDICPYAGKNVKQMGEVATALDAEGRALLLKVSGEDVLFDTKFYNDIARETLAIIQDYHKKFPLNEGIAKEELRSRINLEPGIFEALLGKWMNEGLVEGRGNIIKKKGFSVVLSPLQQEVSREIQQIFTESGWAPPTIEEVMSKFPSNQEKDVKDVLLRLTGEGKLIKINEDIYMSAEWVEKALHLLQQYFVENKELAVSAFRDMLGTSRKYALPLLEYMDSIKATRRVKEVRIAGSSLYG encoded by the coding sequence ATGAGTAACATTATACTGGGGACAGCCGGCCATATTGACCACGGTAAAACAACACTGATAAAGGCACTGACCGGAATAAATACAGACAGATTGAAGGAAGAGCAGAAGAGAGGAATAACCATAGATCTGGGTTTTGCCCACATGACCCTTCCCTCGGGCCGAACTGTGGGTATAGTGGATGTGCCCGGTCACGAAAAATTCATCAAGAACATGCTGGCCGGGGCCGGAGGCATAGATATGGTGCTTCTGGTGATCGCCGCCGACGAGGGAGTCATGCCCCAGACCCGGGAACATCTGAATATATTAAAACTTTTAAATGTGAAAAGAGGTCTCATAGTCCTGACCAAAAAGGACCTGGTGGATGAAGAATGGCTGGATATGGTTATAGAAGAAGTCAGAGAAGAGGTAAGGGGAACATTTCTGGAGAAAGCCCCAATAATTCCGGTATCGTCCACCACCGGCGAGGGCTTAAAGCAATTGGTAACGGCTATTGACGAAATGTGCCGGGACGAATTTATAAAGGACCAGGAATCCCCTTTCCGCCTGCCAGTGGACCGGGTGTTTTCCCTGCAGGGAATAGGTACCGTGGTGACCGGAAGCCTCCTCTGCGGCATGGTGAAAACCGGCGATGAAGTAGAGATTTTCCCCGAAGGAAGAAAAACCAGGGTGAGGTCCATAGAAGTCCACGGCGAAAGCAGGGATAAAGCTGAGGCGGGGCAGAGGACTGCCCTTAATCTAGCCGATGTGAAAACCGGAGATATCCAGCGGGGAGATATTGTGGCTCCATTCGGGACGCTTTTTTCGGTTACAAAGACTTATGCATATTTAAAACTCATAGACGATGCCCCCGGGCCTTTGAAAAACAGAGCCAGGATACGGCTTCACATTGGCACCAAAGAGGCACTGGCGAGGGTTAATTTAATTGATGGGGAGGAACTTTCGCCGGGAGAAGAATCCTTCGTGCTATTGCTGATGGAAGAACCTATAGCATGTGTATATAAAGACTATTATGTTATCAGAAGCTATTCACCCGTTACCACCATCGGTGGGGGACAGATTCTTTTCGTTAACCCTAAACGTATGAAAAAAGACCGCCGGAAAGAAGCATTAGAAGCTCTGAAGAGGACCTTTTCAGGAGAATTAAAGGACTTTGTCGTAGCTTTATTGAGGATCTTCGGCAGGGAATACCTTAGCCTGCGGGATATTTGCCCTTATGCAGGAAAAAATGTTAAGCAAATGGGAGAGGTGGCCACTGCTTTGGATGCTGAAGGCAGGGCCCTTTTGCTTAAAGTATCGGGAGAAGATGTTCTCTTTGACACTAAATTTTACAACGATATTGCCCGGGAAACCCTTGCTATTATACAGGATTATCATAAAAAGTTTCCTCTCAACGAAGGAATAGCCAAAGAAGAATTAAGAAGCAGGATAAATCTTGAACCCGGCATATTTGAAGCATTGCTGGGAAAATGGATGAATGAAGGGCTTGTGGAAGGCAGGGGAAATATCATAAAGAAAAAAGGATTTTCCGTAGTGTTGAGCCCATTGCAGCAGGAAGTTTCCAGGGAAATACAGCAGATTTTTACGGAAAGCGGTTGGGCGCCGCCTACCATCGAAGAAGTGATGTCAAAATTCCCATCAAATCAGGAGAAGGATGTAAAGGATGTGTTGCTAAGACTTACCGGCGAAGGCAAGCTCATTAAAATCAACGAAGACATATACATGTCTGCCGAGTGGGTGGAAAAAGCACTGCATCTCCTGCAGCAATATTTTGTAGAGAATAAAGAGCTGGCGGTTTCAGCCTTCAGGGATATGCTGGGGACCTCACGCAAATATGCCCTTCCCCTATTGGAATATATGGACAGCATTAAGGCCACCAGGCGCGTGAAAGAAGTGAGGATAGCCGGAAGCAGCCTGTATGGTTGA
- the lat gene encoding L-lysine 6-transaminase, which produces MVKPQEVLSTLENYILVDGFPIVIDLEKSFGSHIIDARDNTDWLDFYTFFASSPLGLNHPKLANDEFKERVFRAAVNKVANSDIYTVEMADFVKTFMEVAAPEGFKHLFLIDYGTLAVENALKVAMDWKVRKNIVKGYKESAEKGTKVIHFKEAFHGRSGYTLSLTNTADPRKYMYFTKFNDWPRVLNPKIIWPLEEHFEEIKKAEEESLSQIKAAIKENPDDICAIIIETIQGEGGDNHFRPEFFQQLRNICDENDIMLIFDEVQCGMGITGKMWAWQHYGVKPDIFAFGKKAQVCGILAGSRVDEVENNCFVESSRINSTWGGNLCDMVRSTRILEIIKEDKVLDHVNKVSKVLHDHLHALEREFPELISNVRYKGLMAAFSLPNPALRDKFRQTCYEEKMLVLPSGTHSIRFRPILTVSEEDLNDGYERMRAALKKMSM; this is translated from the coding sequence ATGGTTAAACCACAGGAAGTTCTTTCAACACTGGAAAACTATATTCTGGTAGATGGCTTCCCCATAGTGATAGACCTGGAAAAATCCTTTGGAAGCCACATTATCGACGCCCGGGATAACACCGATTGGCTGGATTTTTATACATTTTTTGCTTCATCTCCGCTGGGCTTAAACCATCCCAAACTTGCCAATGACGAATTCAAAGAAAGGGTTTTCAGAGCAGCGGTAAACAAGGTGGCAAACTCCGATATTTACACCGTCGAAATGGCCGATTTCGTAAAAACCTTTATGGAAGTGGCTGCTCCCGAAGGTTTTAAGCATTTGTTCTTGATAGACTACGGAACTCTGGCAGTGGAAAACGCCCTAAAAGTTGCAATGGACTGGAAGGTCCGTAAAAACATTGTCAAAGGATATAAAGAAAGTGCTGAAAAGGGCACAAAGGTAATTCACTTTAAAGAAGCCTTCCACGGTCGCAGCGGATATACACTTTCCCTCACCAATACAGCAGACCCGAGAAAATACATGTACTTTACAAAATTCAACGATTGGCCCAGGGTTTTAAATCCCAAAATTATATGGCCTCTGGAAGAGCACTTTGAAGAAATTAAAAAAGCCGAGGAAGAATCGCTGAGCCAGATAAAGGCTGCTATAAAGGAGAATCCCGATGACATTTGCGCCATAATTATTGAAACCATTCAGGGCGAAGGCGGGGATAACCACTTCAGGCCGGAGTTCTTCCAGCAGCTCAGAAATATATGTGATGAAAACGACATCATGCTGATCTTCGATGAAGTTCAGTGCGGTATGGGCATCACCGGCAAGATGTGGGCATGGCAGCACTATGGAGTTAAACCCGACATCTTCGCCTTCGGCAAAAAAGCCCAGGTCTGCGGTATCCTGGCGGGTAGCAGGGTAGATGAAGTCGAAAACAACTGTTTTGTGGAGAGCAGCCGCATAAACTCCACCTGGGGAGGCAACCTCTGTGACATGGTGCGCTCCACAAGGATATTGGAGATAATAAAAGAAGATAAGGTGTTAGATCATGTAAATAAAGTTTCTAAAGTTCTGCATGACCATTTACATGCACTGGAAAGAGAATTTCCGGAACTGATAAGCAATGTGCGGTATAAAGGTTTGATGGCGGCATTCAGCCTACCCAACCCGGCCCTGAGGGATAAATTCCGCCAGACCTGTTACGAGGAAAAGATGCTGGTGCTGCCGTCCGGCACTCACAGCATCCGCTTCAGGCCAATACTTACGGTATCCGAAGAAGACTTGAATGACGGATATGAAAGGATGAGGGCAGCCCTTAAGAAAATGAGCATGTAG
- the selA gene encoding L-seryl-tRNA(Sec) selenium transferase, which produces MRLDKNNIMRKLPKVADLLEETEIKDLMTIFNRNYLTDILRESLETVRVKIMEKLESGDATDKSENELKDEVISLAINKLSFSPYSLRPVINATGVVLHTNLGRAPLPEEAMKRIEMVAKAYSNLEFDIGRGERGERYSHVRELLCDITGAEDAMVVNNNAAAVLLCLSSLASGHEVVISRGQLVEIGGSFRIPDVMAQSGARLVEVGTTNKTHLKDYEMAINENTALLLKVHTSNFKLVGFTSQVSNEELITLGAKHNLPVMEDLGSGVLVDLKPYSLPEEPTVQDSVKAGMDLVTFSGDKLLGGPQAGIIVGKKGYISKIKRHPLTRAVRIDKLTLAALEAVLRLYKDGLWQHIPVLAMLTESKDAMENRARKLAEGLEGVLTGKGKVEIVDDVSQAGGGSLPGAEIPTRAVAVSVHDISSGELAERLRKVPTPVIARIKKDKLLFDVRTITEKDVEKIVEMVGKAL; this is translated from the coding sequence GTGAGATTGGATAAAAATAATATCATGAGAAAACTGCCCAAGGTGGCTGACCTCCTGGAAGAAACCGAAATAAAGGATTTGATGACAATATTTAATAGAAATTATTTAACTGACATATTGCGGGAAAGTCTGGAAACTGTCAGGGTTAAAATAATGGAGAAACTGGAAAGCGGAGATGCGACCGATAAAAGTGAGAATGAACTAAAAGATGAAGTTATTTCCCTGGCAATAAACAAATTATCTTTTTCTCCTTACAGTTTAAGACCCGTCATAAATGCTACCGGTGTGGTTTTGCACACTAATCTGGGGAGGGCTCCCCTTCCCGAAGAAGCTATGAAGAGAATCGAAATGGTGGCTAAAGCGTATTCAAATCTGGAATTTGACATCGGGCGGGGGGAACGGGGAGAACGTTACAGTCATGTCCGGGAACTTTTATGCGACATAACCGGTGCCGAGGATGCCATGGTGGTGAACAACAATGCGGCGGCGGTGCTGCTCTGCCTTTCTTCCCTGGCCTCCGGTCACGAAGTGGTGATTTCCAGGGGGCAACTGGTGGAAATAGGCGGCAGTTTCAGGATTCCCGATGTCATGGCCCAGAGCGGCGCCAGGCTGGTAGAAGTAGGAACTACCAACAAAACCCACCTTAAAGATTATGAGATGGCCATAAATGAAAATACGGCACTTCTTTTGAAAGTACATACCAGCAACTTTAAACTGGTGGGCTTCACTTCCCAGGTGTCAAATGAGGAATTAATAACTCTTGGGGCAAAACATAACCTGCCGGTAATGGAAGACCTGGGCAGCGGAGTGCTGGTGGATTTAAAGCCTTACAGCCTTCCCGAAGAACCCACCGTTCAGGATTCGGTAAAAGCGGGGATGGACCTGGTGACCTTCAGCGGCGACAAGCTCCTGGGTGGCCCCCAGGCCGGAATTATAGTAGGAAAAAAAGGGTACATTTCCAAAATCAAACGTCATCCCCTCACCAGGGCGGTGCGCATTGATAAACTTACCCTGGCGGCTCTGGAAGCAGTGCTGCGGCTTTATAAGGATGGCCTGTGGCAGCATATTCCGGTGCTGGCCATGCTCACAGAATCTAAAGATGCTATGGAGAACCGGGCCCGAAAACTTGCCGAAGGGCTTGAAGGGGTTTTAACCGGAAAGGGAAAAGTGGAGATAGTCGACGATGTTTCCCAGGCGGGGGGAGGGTCTTTGCCAGGAGCGGAGATTCCAACCAGAGCCGTGGCCGTAAGTGTCCATGACATTTCCTCCGGGGAACTGGCCGAAAGGCTGCGAAAAGTTCCGACCCCCGTGATAGCAAGGATAAAAAAGGATAAATTGTTGTTTGACGTAAGGACCATAACGGAAAAAGATGTAGAAAAAATAGTGGAGATGGTGGGGAAAGCGCTATGA